The Ovis aries strain OAR_USU_Benz2616 breed Rambouillet chromosome 8, ARS-UI_Ramb_v3.0, whole genome shotgun sequence genome includes the window gttcatctgtaccatttttctagattccatatatatgtgttaagcTTTTTTTCAAGTGGACACTTTTtagtctttttaaagaaaatgttgctTTGATATTAGAAACATTTGGTCAGTCTATTACTTCttaggaaaatctttttttttaacctagtcTATTCTACATAATAGGCATGAAATCTCAGCTTGGATAAACTTTGATGTTTGCTTCTAATGAACATGAAACTGTCATTAGTAGCTACTCCTATTTTAAATGTCCATCTATATGCTGTGTAGAATTGTCTCAAATACACCAGTGTCTTGGGGGAACACTACAGTGAAAGGAACAGGTTACAATAACCTTCCCACCCTGTAGAAAGAATCCTCTAAGTGAACTCAGTCCATCTACTTATGGCCAACTTGGAAGTCAACTGTTCATTACACTTTCAGTTCATGTAGCTCTGTTGGGAGGTGGTGTCtcaactatttttttctcttgatcaTCCTAAGAGTTGGCACACTTTTTTGGTAGAGTTATTTATACTTAATTCATGCTTTTTAATCAGAGAATTTTATTAAGGTCAGGGAACTTTATTTAGGAATAAGCCATTGTTTTGTCTAAATAAGAGTACCAGCCTCCAGGTATAGCAAACACAACATCTGAAAGTATTACAATCTATATTTTGGGGACCAATTGCTATGTTTTATGCTCAGGTAAATCAGGTATGTGTTCTGGAACTGACTGAAGACATGTAAAAGTGTTTGTGGAAGCTTCTATAAGTGGAAAATGGAAGCTTTAGCCAGGGTGAGCTGCCTCTCTGCCCCTCTCCACTTGCTCTGAGAGCCTGCCTTCCCTAAGTGAGAGTTAAGAGTGGACATGGGAGCTTATACATCCCAGAGTGGTGGAGTCCCACTGACCAGGTAACGTGTGTtccattgtatcatttcttttatggTCACCAGCTCACTCCTAAGGACTGTGTTGAACCATGGTTTCTCACATTTGGCTAATATGCTGCTTTAACGGGACAAATGAACTCAAGATTCCCCTTTctctacccacccccaccctattTGGAGgtcaaacaagcaaaaataaacagtattATGGGCCATACTTTTTGAAGACATCCcaataagaaataatttataatttgtacTGGAAACTAATGGTAAACACCACTGTAAAACTGGATCATGGTAGCCCAGTATAGATGAAACTTCAGAAGCTAGTATTCTGACCTATACATCAGAAATAAATTACACAGCATTCTGGAAGAATTCACAATGTCATACAGGAAGTTTAGAAATAAGCTCTTTGCTCTGTGAATTTAATGACGCATACAAGCTTCAACCTTAaacaaaattattgttttaaaaagacagtttATAATCAATGCTGAATAGAGGTCAGAATAGTTGTTTCTGTAGGGGATGTGATGACCAGGAGGGGGCCTGACGGAGCAGACTGAGGGGCTGGAAATGTTTTCCGTCTGTAGAGAGTCGGGATGTGGTTGCATATAAAAATGAGTCAAGTCATTTGCTGAATGTGTactttatttattatatgtaaGATATATCTTCATATTGAAAGCCTCTAAACACAAAAGACAgaggagttttaaaaaaagaaggttaGGTTTTACAGTTTAAAAACTCATTAGATACCAAATTCCAGAGATAGATTATAGTTACATTGTAAAATGCTATATTTTGTGAATAAAACTAATAGTGACttaaatgatgaattttaaaatgcgTTTACTTATTGGTGATTAAAAATACTTAAGCAGAGTAGTATTTTAAGCCAGACAGAGCAGAGCAAAAGAAATTCTTGCTtaatagatagatatatatatacttttaaattccAGTAATATTCTTAAATTCctgttaaaaatataatcaatattaaAGTCAGTAAAATGCTTATTTTGACTGACGCCTGGATTATTTTACCACTTAACCTGGGTtacacagtgatttttttttttttctgtcagatATAACTGACAGTTTAGTCTTTAAGATAAATGAAGTGATAACTCACATTGTAGCATCCTGTGGAAAATATTCAAACtacatttaaaatgctttaaaatgaagACGTCTATTATTCCACAAGAAATTGTTTCTGTAAAACTACAGGTTGGCTATGGCAATAGTAACTAAACTACATCCAACCCTGAAGATAGAAAAATCCCTGAAAAGAAATACGCAGCCTAGGGATAATATGCGATATAAAGATTACTTTATGTTAAAAAGCCTCCCATTTTGGAAAAATCCAGACCTTGCCATAGTTCCCTTACTAGGCAGTGCCACATAAAGTTGCTTAGCTAACATTATTATGATGATGGCTTACGATTAAGTTGACAAACACCAATATATAGCTACACTAATATATAGCAGCCCTCTATGGATGTCGGTTATGATAATGGTTGCAGTTCCATTGAAGAATACTTGCTTATTAAATTTGGTACAAAGCATGAACACTCAGGACAGATTGGCACAATACATGCAGTTTGAGAACTCCCTCCTCTCAAGCCAGTCATCACTGAATAAGCCATATTCCAATCCTGCTTCCTAAATCTTTCCTTGTATTATCATAGCTGATGTTTAAAATGCCTCTCAAAATATCTTTCAGAGTAAGAAAAGtatgcttaaaaaaacaaaagccatttATCTGAATGCATGGTGGAAATGAGGCAGGATAGCCGAACCAGTGCCAGCTGGGAAAACGTGGGGGATGGGCGGGAGGGGGAGCTGGCCCAGGCTCATAGTGCTCATGGCTAGTGAGGGGTCTTGGGGCTGCTGCCCCAGACAGCCCAGCCTATGTGGCAGagcttccccagcccccagggcgAGACCACTACTCCCAAAGGCATTCTGGGTAGCAGGAGGGGGCAGCTGCCAGAAGCCCAACAGAGGGGAGAGATCCAGAGAGGCAGGTAATATGTTCACAGCATCTGCAGCTAGCTCTTTGGGCAGGTTTACTTTACCTGCACCTCCCTTAGCCAGGTCAAAACCTGCATTGAGCTTGTGAGGTGACTGAGGCTCTTGCAGAGGCAAGTCCTCAAGCAAATTGGTACTGCAAAATCCTTTAGTATCGGTTTTGAGGGGCAGGCCTGCCAGTGGGGGGTATGAGGTAGAACCAGTGCTGTACTTGTGATTCTGGAGGGGTGCCGGGGGAGAGCTTGGGCCGGCCATGGGGTGGAGCGGGGCCAAGAGCTCTGACAGCACTGGTATAGGCTGGGTGGACTGCTCCAAGGCATTGAGGGTGTGTACCTCAGCTGGCAAGCTACCTGCAAGCCCATTCTGCACAGGGGCCCCTATAGGAAAAGGAGACAGTGGGGCAGCCTTCAGCTGGAACTGGGGAGAGAGCGCATGGAGAGTATTCAGAAGGTCTCCAGCCTGCAGGCTCTCCTTCATCAGCTCCTGTGGGTGGGTCTTCTTGGTGTGACGCGTGAGGTGGTCTTTGCGCCCGAATCTCTGGGCACAGAACTGACACAGGAAGTCCTTGCAGCCTGTGTGAACCACCAGGTGGCGCCGCACATCCTTCCGGGTGTAGAAGCATCTCTCGCAGTGGTCGCACTGGTGCTTCTTCTCCTTGGCTCCGGTCGCGGGCTTCTCTTCGGCGTGGGCTTTGAGGTGGTCGAGCAGCACCTCCGTGCTCTCCAGCTCCAGGGCGCAGACCCCACAGGTGAGGTCGCCACTGCTGGCCGCGTGGAGGGCCAGGTGCCTCTTGTAGCCCAGCAGGGTGCTGTACTTCTTCCCACACTCCTCGCACCCAAAGGCCATTTTGTTGGGGTCGTGCGTTTGGAGGTGGTTCTTCAGGTGGTCTTTCCGGTTGAAAGTCTTCTCACAATAAGCACACTGGTGAGATTTCAGGGGTGAATGTGTAGCCATATGCCTAGggacagacagaaaaaaattcacaacaGACAGTTTTTTAAGGGCCAAAGAAACATATAGAAACAATATTAACATGTTAGTAGTTTTCTCCAGGTGGTGGTATATAGATTTTAGTTGGTAAAATACTTTTCTACATTTTCCAGATTTCTACACATAAactttataataaaagaaaaagtactaCTTGATGCGATGCAGCCGTCACACCTGTAAAGAACATGCATTAACTTATTT containing:
- the PLAGL1 gene encoding zinc finger protein PLAGL1 isoform X1, yielding MATYPCQLCGKMFLTLEKFTIHSYSHSRERPYKCLQPDCGKAFISRYKLMRHMATHSPLKSHQCAYCEKTFNRKDHLKNHLQTHDPNKMAFGCEECGKKYSTLLGYKRHLALHAASSGDLTCGVCALELESTEVLLDHLKAHAEEKPATGAKEKKHQCDHCERCFYTRKDVRRHLVVHTGCKDFLCQFCAQRFGRKDHLTRHTKKTHPQELMKESLQAGDLLNTLHALSPQFQLKAAPLSPFPIGAPVQNGLAGSLPAEVHTLNALEQSTQPIPVLSELLAPLHPMAGPSSPPAPLQNHKYSTGSTSYPPLAGLPLKTDTKGFCSTNLLEDLPLQEPQSPHKLNAGFDLAKGGAGKVNLPKELAADAVNILPASLDLSPLLGFWQLPPPATQNAFGSSGLALGAGEALPHRLGCLGQQPQDPSLAMSTMSLGQLPLPPIPHVFPAGTGSAILPHFHHAFR
- the PLAGL1 gene encoding zinc finger protein PLAGL1 isoform X2; amino-acid sequence: MFPVTEHMATHSPLKSHQCAYCEKTFNRKDHLKNHLQTHDPNKMAFGCEECGKKYSTLLGYKRHLALHAASSGDLTCGVCALELESTEVLLDHLKAHAEEKPATGAKEKKHQCDHCERCFYTRKDVRRHLVVHTGCKDFLCQFCAQRFGRKDHLTRHTKKTHPQELMKESLQAGDLLNTLHALSPQFQLKAAPLSPFPIGAPVQNGLAGSLPAEVHTLNALEQSTQPIPVLSELLAPLHPMAGPSSPPAPLQNHKYSTGSTSYPPLAGLPLKTDTKGFCSTNLLEDLPLQEPQSPHKLNAGFDLAKGGAGKVNLPKELAADAVNILPASLDLSPLLGFWQLPPPATQNAFGSSGLALGAGEALPHRLGCLGQQPQDPSLAMSTMSLGQLPLPPIPHVFPAGTGSAILPHFHHAFR
- the PLAGL1 gene encoding zinc finger protein PLAGL1 isoform X3, translated to MATHSPLKSHQCAYCEKTFNRKDHLKNHLQTHDPNKMAFGCEECGKKYSTLLGYKRHLALHAASSGDLTCGVCALELESTEVLLDHLKAHAEEKPATGAKEKKHQCDHCERCFYTRKDVRRHLVVHTGCKDFLCQFCAQRFGRKDHLTRHTKKTHPQELMKESLQAGDLLNTLHALSPQFQLKAAPLSPFPIGAPVQNGLAGSLPAEVHTLNALEQSTQPIPVLSELLAPLHPMAGPSSPPAPLQNHKYSTGSTSYPPLAGLPLKTDTKGFCSTNLLEDLPLQEPQSPHKLNAGFDLAKGGAGKVNLPKELAADAVNILPASLDLSPLLGFWQLPPPATQNAFGSSGLALGAGEALPHRLGCLGQQPQDPSLAMSTMSLGQLPLPPIPHVFPAGTGSAILPHFHHAFR